From Yersinia hibernica, a single genomic window includes:
- a CDS encoding response regulator transcription factor, which yields MKILLVDDDVELGTMLREYLSGEGFNAELVLTGKEGIEGALSGDYTALILDIMLPDMSGIDVLRQVRKKSRLPIIMLTAKGDNIDRVIGLEMGADDYMPKPCYPRELIARLRAVLRRFDEHPDVSSADNSVIIQGDLVLNPSTRSSEWQGKPFDLTASEFNLLELLLRSPERVVTKDELSDKGLGRPREAYDRSVDVHISNIRQKLAALPGSTLNIETVRSIGYRIR from the coding sequence ATGAAAATCTTGTTAGTCGATGATGATGTGGAATTGGGTACTATGTTGAGAGAATACCTGAGCGGCGAAGGGTTTAATGCCGAATTGGTATTAACCGGCAAAGAGGGCATTGAAGGTGCTTTGTCCGGGGACTATACCGCCCTCATCCTCGACATTATGTTGCCTGACATGAGTGGAATTGATGTGTTGCGCCAAGTGCGTAAAAAAAGCCGTTTGCCCATTATTATGCTGACAGCCAAAGGCGATAATATCGACCGCGTCATCGGCCTGGAAATGGGGGCTGATGACTATATGCCCAAACCCTGTTACCCGCGTGAATTGATAGCACGGCTGCGTGCAGTATTGCGTCGTTTTGACGAGCATCCCGATGTATCGTCGGCTGATAACAGTGTCATTATACAGGGTGATTTAGTCCTTAACCCGTCGACTCGCAGTAGTGAATGGCAAGGTAAACCTTTTGATTTGACCGCATCGGAGTTTAATTTGCTGGAACTGTTGTTGCGCTCACCCGAGCGTGTCGTCACCAAAGATGAGTTGTCTGATAAAGGGCTAGGGCGGCCACGAGAGGCGTATGACCGCAGTGTCGATGTGCACATCAGCAATATCAGACAGAAGCTGGCAGCATTGCCGGGGAGCACATTAAATATTGAAACGGTACGCAGCATTGGCTATCGCATCAGATAA
- the ptsH gene encoding phosphocarrier protein Hpr: protein MFQQEVTITAPNGLHTRPAAQFVKEAKGFASEITVTSNGKSASAKSLFKLQTLGLTQGTVVTISAEGEDEKKAVEHLVKLMAELE, encoded by the coding sequence ATGTTCCAGCAAGAAGTTACTATTACTGCACCAAACGGTCTACATACCCGCCCTGCTGCCCAGTTCGTAAAAGAAGCAAAAGGCTTTGCGTCTGAAATTACTGTGACCTCTAACGGTAAAAGCGCTAGCGCGAAAAGCCTGTTCAAACTACAAACTCTGGGCCTGACCCAAGGTACTGTTGTTACGATCTCTGCTGAAGGCGAAGATGAGAAGAAAGCTGTTGAGCATCTGGTAAAACTGATGGCAGAGCTTGAGTAA
- the ptsI gene encoding phosphoenolpyruvate-protein phosphotransferase PtsI — MISGILVSPGIAFGKALLLKEDEIVINRKKISADQVEQEVERFKTGRTKAAEQLEAIKTKAEASLGEEKAAIFEGHIMLLEDEELEQEIIALIKDDKQSADAAAYSVIEGQAKALEELDDEYLKERAADVRDIGKRLLKNILGLTIVDLSAIQDEVILVAADLTPSETAQLNLDKVLGFITDLGGRTSHTSIMARSLELPAIVGTSDATKQIQNDDYLILDAVNNKIYLNPTAEVIEQLKAVKNQYITERNDLAKLKDLPAITLDGHQVEVVANIGTVRDIAGAERNGAEGVGLYRTEFLFMDRDSLPTEEEQFQAYKAVAEAMGSQAVIVRTMDIGGDKDLPYMNLPKEENPFLGWRAIRIAMDRKEILHAQLRAILRASAFGKLRIMFPMIISVEEVRELKAELELLKSQLREENKAFDETIEVGVMVETPAAAVIARHLAKEVDFFSIGTNDLTQYTLAVDRGNELISHLYNPMSPSVLGLIKQVIDASHAEGKWTGMCGELAGDERATLLLLGMGLDEFSMSAISIPRIKKIIRNTNFEDVKVLAEQALAQPTAKELMDLVTTFIEEKTLC; from the coding sequence ATGATTTCAGGCATTTTAGTATCACCGGGTATTGCTTTTGGTAAAGCACTTTTACTGAAAGAAGATGAGATTGTCATCAACCGGAAAAAGATCTCTGCTGACCAAGTGGAGCAAGAAGTCGAGCGTTTCAAAACTGGGCGGACTAAAGCTGCTGAGCAGTTGGAAGCGATTAAGACCAAAGCTGAAGCAAGTCTCGGCGAAGAGAAAGCGGCCATCTTCGAAGGGCATATCATGCTGTTGGAAGACGAAGAGCTTGAGCAGGAAATCATAGCCCTCATCAAAGATGATAAGCAATCTGCTGATGCAGCGGCTTATTCCGTCATTGAAGGCCAGGCGAAAGCACTGGAAGAACTGGATGATGAATATCTGAAAGAACGTGCGGCTGACGTACGTGACATCGGAAAACGTCTGCTGAAGAATATTCTCGGCCTGACTATTGTCGATTTGAGCGCAATCCAGGATGAAGTCATTCTGGTTGCAGCCGATCTGACCCCGTCAGAAACCGCACAGCTTAATCTGGATAAAGTGTTGGGGTTCATCACCGATTTAGGTGGCCGTACCTCTCACACCTCAATTATGGCGCGTTCGCTAGAATTACCGGCTATCGTCGGTACCAGCGATGCCACCAAACAAATCCAGAATGATGACTATTTGATCCTTGATGCGGTCAATAACAAAATCTATTTAAATCCAACTGCTGAAGTCATTGAGCAGTTAAAAGCGGTGAAAAACCAGTACATCACCGAAAGAAATGATCTAGCCAAACTGAAAGACCTGCCAGCCATCACCCTAGATGGCCATCAGGTTGAAGTCGTTGCCAACATTGGTACGGTGCGTGATATCGCCGGTGCTGAGCGCAACGGCGCTGAAGGTGTTGGTCTGTATCGTACCGAATTCCTGTTCATGGACCGCGACTCACTGCCAACGGAAGAAGAGCAGTTTCAGGCTTATAAAGCCGTGGCGGAAGCCATGGGCTCGCAGGCGGTTATTGTCCGGACTATGGACATCGGCGGTGATAAAGACCTGCCGTACATGAACTTGCCAAAAGAAGAAAACCCATTCCTGGGCTGGCGCGCCATCCGTATTGCTATGGATCGCAAAGAAATTCTGCACGCGCAGCTACGTGCTATCTTGCGCGCCTCGGCGTTTGGTAAATTGCGTATCATGTTCCCGATGATAATTTCGGTTGAAGAAGTGCGCGAACTAAAAGCAGAGCTTGAACTGCTCAAGAGCCAATTACGTGAAGAAAATAAGGCCTTTGATGAAACTATCGAGGTCGGTGTGATGGTTGAAACACCTGCGGCGGCGGTTATCGCTCGCCATTTAGCTAAAGAAGTTGACTTCTTTAGTATTGGGACAAACGATCTAACTCAGTATACTCTGGCAGTAGATCGTGGCAATGAGCTGATTTCTCATCTCTATAATCCAATGTCACCATCGGTATTGGGCCTGATCAAACAGGTAATTGATGCATCTCACGCTGAAGGTAAGTGGACCGGTATGTGCGGTGAACTTGCTGGCGACGAACGTGCTACACTGTTGCTATTGGGCATGGGGCTGGATGAGTTCAGCATGAGTGCGATTTCGATCCCACGCATCAAGAAAATTATCCGTAATACGAATTTCGAAGATGTGAAGGTGTTGGCGGAGCAGGCATTAGCTCAACCAACAGCGAAGGAATTGATGGATTTGGTTACCACATTCATCGAAGAAAAAACGCTCTGCTAA
- a CDS encoding efflux RND transporter periplasmic adaptor subunit, with product MRKVTGSKKRLIGLAIVMLVANGVLLFRLLSPPDKPGFITAPAEIRTLEQTVLADGTIKAQKQVTVGAQVSGQIKALHVTLGQQVEKGQLVAEIDDLTQQNALKDAQEALKNVLAQRAAKVATQKNNQLTYQRQQQILAKGLGVRADFDSAQATLESTEAEIKALDAQIAQAEIAVSTAKLNLGYTKISSPITGTVVAIPVEEGQTVNAVQSAPTIIKVAQLDTMTVEAQISEADVVKVSVGMPVYFTILGEPEQRFSATLRAIEPAPDSINDETTTTSSSSSSSSSSATSAIYYNGLFDVANPNGALRISMTAQVYIVLHQAKDAVVIPATALESSNGHYQVQLVDKNGKISYREVTVGINNNVDAQILSGLQAGDLVIVSQASGTTSNNKAPRMGPPMGM from the coding sequence ATGCGAAAGGTTACCGGATCGAAAAAGCGCCTTATCGGGCTGGCTATTGTAATGCTGGTCGCCAACGGGGTACTGCTTTTTAGATTGCTGTCACCGCCAGATAAACCCGGCTTTATCACCGCCCCAGCAGAAATCCGCACTCTGGAACAAACCGTACTGGCAGATGGCACTATCAAAGCCCAAAAACAGGTCACGGTGGGTGCTCAGGTTTCGGGGCAAATCAAAGCTCTCCATGTCACCCTAGGTCAACAGGTTGAAAAAGGCCAGTTAGTGGCTGAAATTGATGATCTTACTCAGCAAAATGCCCTAAAAGATGCACAAGAGGCGCTGAAGAATGTTTTGGCCCAGCGCGCAGCCAAAGTGGCAACCCAGAAAAATAATCAATTAACCTATCAGCGCCAGCAGCAAATTCTGGCCAAGGGTTTGGGGGTGCGGGCCGATTTTGATAGCGCCCAAGCAACCTTAGAGAGCACTGAAGCTGAAATTAAGGCCTTGGATGCCCAAATTGCACAGGCAGAAATCGCCGTCAGTACCGCTAAACTCAATCTCGGTTACACCAAAATCAGTTCGCCGATTACCGGCACCGTGGTGGCGATTCCGGTTGAGGAGGGGCAAACCGTCAATGCGGTGCAAAGCGCCCCCACCATTATAAAAGTTGCGCAGCTCGACACCATGACCGTCGAGGCACAGATTTCTGAAGCTGACGTGGTAAAAGTCAGCGTCGGCATGCCGGTTTACTTCACCATTTTAGGCGAGCCAGAACAGCGCTTTAGCGCCACATTGCGGGCTATTGAACCCGCGCCCGACTCTATCAACGATGAAACCACCACCACCTCATCAAGCTCGAGCAGCAGCTCCAGTTCGGCCACTAGCGCCATTTACTATAACGGCCTGTTTGATGTCGCGAATCCCAATGGGGCATTACGGATTTCGATGACAGCGCAGGTGTATATCGTGCTGCATCAGGCCAAAGATGCCGTGGTTATCCCGGCCACCGCATTGGAGAGCAGCAATGGGCATTATCAGGTTCAACTTGTTGATAAAAATGGAAAAATAAGCTACCGCGAAGTCACCGTCGGGATAAACAATAATGTCGATGCCCAGATTCTCTCCGGTTTGCAAGCCGGGGACCTGGTGATTGTGAGTCAGGCGAGTGGCACCACCAGCAACAATAAGGCCCCGCGTATGGGGCCACCAATGGGGATGTAA
- the cysA gene encoding sulfate/thiosulfate ABC transporter ATP-binding protein CysA yields MSIEIDNISKYFGRTKVLNNISLDIPSGQMVALLGPSGSGKTTLLRIIAGLENQNAGRLSFHGTDVSRLHARDRRVGFVFQHYALFRHMTVFDNIAFGLTVLPRRERPNAAAITQKVTQLLEMVQLGHLASRYPSQLSGGQKQRVALARALAVEPQILLLDEPFGALDAQVRKELRRWLRQLHEELKFTSVFVTHDQEEAMEVADRVVVMSQGNIEQVGTPDEVWRYPATRFVLEFLGEVNRLSGEIRGSQLFIGAHHWPLDLAPMHQGSVDLFLRPWEMEVSTESSDRCPLPVQVLEVSPRGHFWQLTVQPIGWHQDPISVVLPEGNIDAPVRGNRYYVGGLNARLYSGDQLLQPIALAQSA; encoded by the coding sequence ATGAGCATTGAGATTGATAATATCAGCAAGTATTTTGGTCGCACCAAAGTCCTGAATAACATCTCACTGGATATTCCCTCGGGCCAAATGGTGGCTTTGCTTGGCCCTTCCGGTTCGGGAAAAACCACTTTATTGCGCATTATTGCCGGGCTGGAGAACCAAAACGCGGGGCGTTTAAGTTTCCACGGTACTGATGTCAGCCGCTTGCATGCCCGCGATAGGCGGGTTGGCTTTGTTTTCCAGCATTACGCGCTGTTCCGCCATATGACGGTGTTCGATAACATTGCGTTTGGTTTGACGGTGTTACCGCGCCGTGAGCGGCCCAATGCGGCAGCTATCACCCAGAAAGTTACGCAACTGCTGGAAATGGTGCAATTAGGCCATCTGGCTAGCCGCTATCCATCACAACTTTCCGGCGGTCAAAAACAGCGGGTGGCACTCGCGCGTGCGCTGGCGGTTGAACCGCAAATTCTGCTGCTGGATGAGCCTTTTGGCGCACTGGATGCACAGGTGCGTAAAGAGCTGCGCCGCTGGTTACGCCAACTGCATGAAGAGCTGAAATTCACCAGTGTTTTTGTGACCCACGACCAAGAAGAGGCGATGGAAGTCGCAGACCGGGTGGTGGTGATGAGTCAGGGCAATATTGAGCAGGTCGGCACACCCGATGAAGTGTGGCGCTATCCTGCAACCCGTTTTGTGTTGGAATTCCTCGGTGAAGTTAACCGCCTGAGCGGTGAAATCCGTGGTTCGCAATTATTTATCGGTGCTCATCATTGGCCGCTGGATTTAGCGCCAATGCACCAAGGCAGTGTGGATCTCTTCCTGCGCCCTTGGGAGATGGAGGTTAGTACCGAATCGAGTGACCGCTGCCCGCTGCCGGTTCAGGTACTGGAAGTCAGCCCACGTGGCCATTTCTGGCAACTGACAGTGCAGCCTATTGGCTGGCATCAAGATCCTATCAGTGTTGTGCTACCAGAGGGCAATATTGACGCGCCGGTACGCGGCAATCGCTACTATGTTGGCGGATTAAATGCCCGCTTATATTCTGGCGATCAATTATTGCAACCCATTGCTTTAGCCCAAAGTGCCTGA
- the cysM gene encoding cysteine synthase CysM, giving the protein MTTLEHCIGNTPLVKLQRLSQGLNAQIWVKLEGNNPAGSVKDRAALAMIQRAELRGEIAPGDVLIEATSGNTGIALAMIAAIKGYKLKLLMPENMSLERQAAMRAYGAELILVSREQGMEGARDQALQMQAAGQGKVLDQFNNADNPYAHFSGTGPEVWQQTAGTVSHFVSSMGTTGTITGVSQYLKSQNPDVTIIGLQPAEGSSIPGIRRWPAQYMPGIFRPELVDLVLDISQASAEQTMRRLATEEGIFCGVSSGGAVAGALRVAADNPGAVIVAIICDRGDRYLSTGVFE; this is encoded by the coding sequence GTGACAACCCTTGAACACTGTATCGGCAACACTCCACTGGTCAAATTGCAACGTTTGAGCCAAGGGCTGAATGCCCAGATTTGGGTCAAATTGGAGGGCAACAATCCGGCGGGGTCGGTGAAAGACAGGGCGGCACTGGCGATGATCCAACGTGCAGAATTACGCGGAGAAATTGCGCCGGGTGATGTATTGATTGAGGCGACCAGCGGCAATACCGGCATTGCGCTGGCGATGATTGCCGCCATCAAAGGTTATAAGCTGAAATTACTGATGCCCGAAAATATGAGTCTGGAGCGCCAAGCCGCCATGCGCGCTTACGGTGCCGAGCTCATTTTGGTCAGCCGTGAGCAAGGGATGGAAGGCGCGCGGGATCAAGCACTGCAAATGCAGGCCGCCGGGCAGGGTAAGGTGCTGGATCAGTTTAATAATGCCGATAACCCTTACGCGCACTTTAGCGGAACTGGGCCGGAGGTTTGGCAGCAAACCGCCGGGACAGTTAGCCATTTTGTCTCCAGCATGGGCACTACCGGCACCATTACCGGTGTGAGCCAATATCTGAAAAGTCAGAATCCGGATGTCACTATTATTGGTTTGCAGCCGGCTGAGGGCAGCAGCATTCCGGGGATTCGCCGCTGGCCAGCGCAATATATGCCGGGCATTTTCCGCCCTGAGCTGGTTGATTTGGTGTTGGACATCAGCCAAGCCTCTGCCGAGCAGACCATGCGCCGGCTGGCCACAGAAGAGGGGATTTTCTGTGGTGTTAGCTCCGGTGGGGCAGTGGCCGGAGCATTACGGGTTGCGGCTGATAACCCCGGTGCGGTTATCGTGGCGATTATCTGTGATCGCGGGGATCGCTATTTATCGACCGGCGTATTTGAGTAG
- the crr gene encoding PTS glucose transporter subunit IIA yields MGLFDKLKSLVSDDKKDSGTIEIVAPLSGEIVNIEDVPDVVFAEKIVGDGIAIKPSGNKMVAPVDGTIGKIFETNHAFSIESDSGIELFVHFGIDTVELKGEGFKRIAEEGQRVKKGDVVIEFNLALLEEKAKSTLTPVVISNMDEIKELIKLSGSVTVGETPIIRIKK; encoded by the coding sequence ATGGGTTTGTTCGATAAACTGAAATCACTGGTTTCAGATGATAAAAAAGACAGTGGCACTATTGAAATAGTCGCTCCGTTGTCTGGTGAGATCGTCAACATCGAAGATGTTCCTGATGTTGTGTTTGCAGAGAAAATCGTTGGTGATGGCATTGCCATCAAACCTTCAGGCAATAAAATGGTTGCTCCTGTTGACGGCACCATCGGTAAAATTTTCGAGACTAACCATGCTTTTTCTATCGAATCAGACAGCGGCATTGAGCTGTTCGTCCACTTCGGTATTGATACTGTTGAACTGAAAGGCGAAGGCTTTAAACGCATCGCTGAAGAAGGCCAGCGCGTCAAGAAAGGTGATGTTGTTATTGAGTTCAATCTGGCCCTGCTGGAAGAGAAAGCCAAGTCAACTTTGACACCGGTGGTTATCTCTAACATGGACGAGATTAAAGAACTGATTAAACTGTCTGGTAGTGTCACCGTGGGTGAGACGCCAATTATTCGTATCAAGAAATAA
- a CDS encoding MacB family efflux pump subunit codes for MPTLNLGKTLLQLDNVSRWFVTGEETVQVLKNINLTIYSGEMVAIVGASGSGKSTLMNILGCLDKPSSGEYLVAGRIPQHLDSNELAELRREHFGFIFQRYHLLNDLNARENVEIPAIYAGVDQQERRQRAAYLLTRLGLVDRLDYHPSQLSGGQQQRVSIARALMNGGEVILADEPTGALDTHSGSEVLNILKDLHLQGHTVVIVTHDMSIAEHAQRIIELRDGEIIADRQMPPAAQPEPLATTRAIAAPEIANKAPLTPWKAQWDRLQEAFKMALLAMSAQRLRTLLTMLGIIIGIASVVCVVALGKGSQQQVLANINAMGTSTLEIFPGKDFGDMRSAAIHTLRATDADALAQQGYIHSVTPTVSTSTTLRYGNQSVSGTVNGVGEQYFLVRGYTIDQGMAFNRASVDNLMQEAVIDENTRAELFPNGENPLGKVILLGSLPCRVIGVAAKKQSGFGSDENLNVWIPYTTAMKRMLGQSYLKSITVRVNDDIDLANAEQGVTKLLTQRHGTQDFFVMNTDSIRQTIEKTTSTMTLLVSMIAVISLVVGGIGVMNIMLVSVTERTKEIGVRMAVGARASDIMQQFLIEAVLVCLLGGGLGVVLSLGIGLLFSQFSCSFSMVYSATSITTAFVCSSLIGVAFGFFPAKRAAQMDPIRALERE; via the coding sequence ATGCCCACTCTCAATCTCGGTAAAACTCTGCTCCAACTCGATAATGTCAGCCGCTGGTTTGTGACGGGTGAAGAAACGGTTCAGGTGCTGAAAAATATCAATCTGACCATCTACAGCGGTGAAATGGTGGCGATTGTCGGGGCATCTGGCTCTGGTAAATCAACCCTCATGAACATTCTCGGCTGTCTGGATAAACCCAGTTCCGGCGAGTATCTAGTGGCAGGGCGTATTCCCCAGCATTTAGATAGCAATGAATTAGCCGAATTACGCCGGGAACATTTTGGCTTTATTTTTCAGCGCTACCATTTACTCAATGATTTGAATGCTCGGGAAAATGTCGAAATTCCGGCGATTTATGCCGGTGTTGACCAGCAAGAACGCCGCCAGCGCGCCGCCTATCTACTCACCCGCCTTGGATTAGTCGACCGATTGGATTATCACCCCAGCCAACTTTCCGGCGGGCAACAACAGCGAGTCAGTATTGCCAGAGCATTGATGAATGGCGGGGAAGTGATTCTGGCGGATGAACCCACTGGCGCACTCGATACCCACAGTGGCAGCGAAGTCTTAAATATTCTCAAGGATTTACATCTACAAGGTCATACCGTGGTGATTGTCACCCATGATATGTCGATTGCCGAACATGCTCAGCGGATTATCGAACTCAGAGACGGCGAGATTATTGCTGACCGGCAAATGCCGCCAGCCGCGCAGCCAGAGCCGCTGGCCACAACCCGTGCCATAGCAGCCCCAGAGATTGCCAATAAAGCGCCACTCACCCCGTGGAAGGCGCAATGGGACCGCCTACAAGAGGCGTTCAAAATGGCGCTGTTAGCGATGTCCGCCCAGCGCTTGCGCACCTTGTTGACCATGCTGGGGATTATTATCGGCATTGCGTCGGTGGTCTGCGTCGTGGCATTGGGTAAAGGCTCGCAACAACAGGTACTGGCGAATATCAATGCCATGGGCACCAGCACCTTGGAGATTTTCCCCGGTAAAGATTTCGGGGATATGCGCTCAGCCGCCATCCACACATTGCGGGCCACTGATGCGGATGCTTTAGCCCAACAAGGTTATATCCATAGTGTGACGCCGACGGTCTCCACCAGCACCACCCTGCGCTATGGCAATCAATCAGTCAGCGGCACGGTAAATGGGGTTGGCGAGCAATATTTTCTGGTGCGCGGTTACACCATCGACCAAGGCATGGCGTTTAACCGCGCCAGTGTAGATAACTTAATGCAGGAAGCGGTCATTGATGAAAACACGCGCGCGGAACTGTTCCCTAACGGGGAGAATCCACTCGGCAAAGTTATCTTGCTCGGCTCCCTGCCCTGCCGGGTGATTGGCGTAGCCGCCAAGAAACAGAGTGGTTTTGGTAGTGACGAGAATCTCAACGTGTGGATCCCCTATACCACCGCGATGAAACGCATGCTTGGCCAATCCTATTTAAAGAGCATCACCGTGCGGGTGAATGATGATATTGACTTGGCCAATGCCGAGCAAGGTGTGACCAAGCTACTGACTCAGCGCCATGGGACTCAGGATTTTTTCGTCATGAACACCGACAGCATTCGCCAGACCATCGAGAAAACCACCTCGACCATGACATTGTTGGTATCGATGATTGCGGTTATCTCATTGGTGGTCGGTGGTATTGGGGTAATGAATATCATGCTGGTTTCTGTCACCGAGCGCACCAAAGAGATTGGGGTGCGCATGGCGGTTGGTGCGCGCGCCAGTGACATTATGCAGCAATTCTTAATTGAAGCGGTGCTGGTGTGTTTGCTGGGCGGAGGGCTCGGCGTTGTACTCTCTCTGGGGATCGGCCTGCTATTTAGCCAGTTCAGCTGCAGCTTTTCGATGGTTTACTCCGCCACATCCATAACCACCGCATTTGTCTGCTCCAGCTTAATTGGCGTTGCCTTTGGTTTTTTCCCCGCCAAGCGAGCGGCACAGATGGACCCGATCAGAGCATTGGAACGCGAGTAA
- the cysK gene encoding cysteine synthase A: MSKIYEDNSLTIGHTPLVRLNRIGNGRILAKVESRNPSFSVKCRIGANMIWDAENRGILTAGKELVEPTSGNTGIALAFVAAARGYKLTLTMPETMSIERRKLLKALGANLVLTEGAKGMKGAIAKAEEIQATDPDRYIILQQFSNPANPEIHEKTTGPEIWEDTDGEVDVFIAGVGTGGTLTGVSRYIKNTKGKAITTVAVEPTDSPVITQALAGQEIKPGPHKIQGIGAGFIPGNLDLSLVDRVALVTNDEAISMARRLMDEEGILAGISSGAAVAAAVKLSEEDGFTDKTIVVILPSSGERYLSTALFADLFTEQELQQ, encoded by the coding sequence ATGAGCAAGATATATGAAGACAACTCTTTAACAATCGGCCATACGCCGCTGGTTCGTCTGAACCGTATCGGTAACGGGCGCATTTTGGCAAAGGTTGAGTCACGCAATCCAAGTTTCAGCGTTAAATGCCGGATCGGTGCCAATATGATTTGGGATGCCGAAAATCGTGGCATTCTGACCGCAGGCAAAGAACTGGTTGAGCCAACCAGTGGCAATACCGGTATCGCCCTGGCATTTGTTGCCGCCGCGCGCGGTTATAAATTGACCCTGACCATGCCCGAAACCATGAGTATTGAGCGCCGCAAGTTACTTAAAGCATTGGGGGCCAATCTGGTGCTGACTGAGGGCGCCAAAGGGATGAAGGGGGCGATTGCCAAAGCAGAAGAAATTCAAGCGACCGACCCAGACCGCTATATCATTTTGCAGCAATTTAGTAACCCAGCAAACCCGGAGATTCACGAGAAAACCACCGGCCCAGAAATCTGGGAAGATACCGACGGTGAGGTGGATGTCTTTATTGCCGGTGTAGGTACCGGCGGGACTCTGACCGGTGTCAGCCGCTACATCAAAAATACCAAAGGCAAAGCGATTACAACGGTTGCGGTGGAACCCACAGATTCCCCAGTTATTACTCAGGCGTTGGCGGGGCAGGAAATCAAACCTGGTCCACATAAAATTCAAGGTATTGGCGCCGGTTTTATTCCCGGTAACCTCGACCTGAGTCTGGTGGACCGTGTGGCTTTGGTCACCAACGATGAAGCCATTTCCATGGCGCGCCGTTTAATGGATGAAGAAGGTATCTTGGCGGGTATTTCTTCCGGCGCAGCCGTTGCGGCAGCGGTCAAGCTTTCTGAAGAAGATGGCTTTACTGACAAAACAATTGTGGTTATTCTTCCGTCCTCGGGTGAGCGCTATTTAAGCACGGCGTTGTTTGCAGATTTGTTCACTGAGCAAGAGCTGCAACAGTAG
- a CDS encoding ATP-binding protein: protein MRGRLFWKILLGFWLTFILMTQMLWLVFSFYGNRHEPPEREMVRKIAKLQVASAASVLQSGGLAALNSMVANWPEADKNYFSVLPTTEIPPVTVESPDKALPPKGREPEFSRQEVTAWVTGLDGQHYRIRYDIDGVRKVNQPKEGDRREILNIPIPMIWMGVLGGLFFSALLAWNLTRPMRLLRAGFERVAQGDLSVRLLPVMRRRHDELTEVARDFDSMAERLSELVSAREQLLHDVSHELRSPLARLQLAIGLAHQNPNNVETSLQRIEHESERLDKMIGELLALSRAENHNIADDEEYFDLHELVTAVVNDARYEAQVPGVDILLQVTPQVDYTVKGNAELMRRALDNIVRNALRFSAQGQQVKVALSVVDKNFQIQVSDRGPGVDESKLSSIFDPFVRVMSAVSGKGYGLGLAITRKVILAHGGQVEARNGEQGGLVITLRVPRWIAS from the coding sequence ATGCGCGGACGGCTGTTTTGGAAAATTCTGTTAGGATTTTGGCTGACTTTTATTTTGATGACTCAGATGTTATGGCTGGTGTTTTCCTTTTACGGTAATCGCCATGAACCACCTGAGCGCGAGATGGTACGCAAAATTGCTAAACTACAGGTCGCCTCCGCGGCCTCAGTATTACAAAGTGGGGGATTAGCTGCGCTCAATTCCATGGTTGCCAACTGGCCTGAGGCAGATAAAAACTATTTTTCGGTTTTACCGACAACAGAAATACCCCCAGTGACGGTAGAATCACCGGATAAGGCGTTGCCTCCTAAAGGGCGCGAACCTGAGTTTTCTCGCCAAGAAGTGACGGCTTGGGTTACAGGCCTTGATGGTCAGCACTACCGCATTCGTTACGATATTGATGGGGTTAGGAAAGTTAATCAGCCGAAAGAGGGCGATCGCCGTGAAATACTGAACATTCCGATCCCCATGATTTGGATGGGGGTGCTGGGCGGCTTATTCTTTAGCGCATTACTGGCCTGGAACCTAACGCGGCCCATGCGCCTATTGCGCGCCGGTTTTGAACGGGTGGCACAGGGGGATTTATCTGTGCGGCTATTACCTGTCATGCGCCGTCGTCATGATGAACTGACCGAAGTAGCGCGGGATTTTGATTCAATGGCGGAGCGGCTGAGCGAGTTGGTCAGCGCCCGCGAGCAACTGCTGCATGATGTTTCCCATGAGTTACGTTCCCCGCTGGCCCGTCTGCAATTAGCTATCGGATTGGCACATCAGAACCCGAATAATGTCGAAACTTCTTTGCAGCGCATTGAGCATGAGTCTGAACGGCTCGATAAGATGATTGGTGAGTTATTGGCATTATCACGCGCCGAAAATCACAATATCGCCGATGATGAAGAGTATTTTGATCTGCATGAGTTAGTGACTGCGGTAGTCAACGATGCCCGCTATGAGGCACAGGTGCCGGGGGTTGACATCCTGCTACAGGTGACACCGCAAGTTGACTATACCGTCAAAGGGAATGCTGAATTGATGCGGCGAGCGCTTGATAATATTGTCCGTAATGCGCTGCGTTTCTCGGCCCAAGGGCAACAGGTCAAAGTGGCGCTTTCAGTGGTTGATAAGAATTTTCAGATTCAAGTTTCTGACCGAGGGCCGGGGGTTGATGAGAGTAAGTTATCCAGCATTTTCGATCCTTTCGTGCGCGTGATGTCGGCCGTATCAGGTAAAGGTTACGGCTTAGGGCTGGCGATTACCCGTAAGGTGATTTTGGCGCATGGCGGGCAGGTTGAAGCAAGAAACGGTGAACAGGGCGGGTTAGTGATTACATTGCGAGTTCCGCGCTGGATAGCCAGCTAG